Proteins from a genomic interval of Quercus robur chromosome 9, dhQueRobu3.1, whole genome shotgun sequence:
- the LOC126699044 gene encoding dimethylnonatriene synthase-like: MEFCYHILTILGLFTLTVIFIALNNKSNTKRGYTKCIEIPEPSGALPIIGHLHLLGGQEPMAKILGAIADKYGSFFSLKMGIHRMLVVSSWEMVKEFLATHDKTFATRASIAVGKHLFYNNAIFALAPYGQYWRDVRKMATLELLSSHRLEKLKHVRFSEVESLIKNLHLLCTNNKVVTLSELFDHMTFNISLRIIVGKRFSTTTYGEEKSEACRFRSAIKEALYLSGVFILSDAFPHLEWMDHRGHVSSMKRTAKELDSVLEIWLAEHLQKRLEQKSDGESDFMDVMLSSFPEDVEISGHTRDTIVKATALILLLTGAGSTSTTLTWAISLLLNHPSVLKAAQEELDMYVGKDKWVEESDIKNLKYLHAIVKETLRLYPPGPLTGIREAMEDCTVGGYFVPKGTRLLVNIWKLQRDPRVWSNPSEFQPERFMTTHANIDVRGQNFEYIPFSSGRRSCPGITFGLQVVHLALARVLQGFDITTMASVKVDMHEGPGIALPKVNPLDVVLKPRLPMESY; the protein is encoded by the exons ATGGAGTTCTGTTATCATATCCTAACTATTTTAGGGCTTTTTACTTTGACAGTAATCTTTATTGCCTTAAACAACAAATCAAATACCAAGAGGGGTTACACCAAATGCATTGAAATCCCTGAACCCTCTGGGGCATTACCAATCATTGGCCACCTTCATCTTCTAGGAGGCCAAGAGCCAATGGCCAAAATTCTTGGAGCCATTGCCGATAAATATGGCTCATTCTTCTCACTCAAAATGGGTATCCATCGAATGTTGGTGGTGAGTAGTTGGGAGATGGTAAAGGAATTCCTAGCTACCCATGACAAAACTTTTGCTACAAGGGCCAGCATAGCAGTTGGAAAACACTTGTTTTACAACAATGCTATATTTGCACTTGCTCCTTATGGTCAATATTGGCGTGATGTGAGAAAGATGGCCACTCTTGAGCTTCTCTCGAGCCATAGGCTTGAAAAGCTCAAGCATGTTCGATTCTCAGAAGTGGAGTCTTTGATCAAAAACTTGCACTTGCTTTGTACAAACAACAAGGTGGTGACTCTTAGTGAGTTGTTCGACCACATGACCTTCAATATCAGCCTTCGGATAATTGTTGGTAAGCGATTTTCTACCACCACATATGGTGAAGAAAAGAGTGAGGCATGCCGTTTCCGAAGTGCCATAAAAGAGGCTCTTTATCTTAGTGGCGTGTTTATCTTGTCCGATGCTTTTCCACATCTTGAATGGATGGACCATAGAGGTCATGTGAGTTCCATGAAGAGGACTGCTAAGGAACTTGACTCGGTGCTTGAGATTTGGCTTGCTGAACATCTTCAGAAACGACTAGAGCAGAAGAGTGATGGTGAAAGCGATTTCATGGACGTGATGCTATCAAGCTTTCCGGAGGATGTTGAGATTTCGGGGCATACCCGCGACACTATTGTCAAGGCAACAGCACTG ATTCTCCTCCTTACAGGAGCAGGAAGCACATCTACTACACTAACATGGGCAATCTCCTTGCTTTTAAACCACCCAAGTGTGCTAAAGGCTGCCCAAGAAGAGCTAGACATGTACGTAGGGAAAGATAAATGGGTGGAAGAATCTGATATCAAGAACCTAAAATACCTCCATGCCATAGTTAAGGAAACCTTACGTTTGTATCCACCGGGTCCCCTCACAGGAATACGTGAGGCCATGGAAGATTGTACTGTTGGTGGCTATTTTGTTCCAAAGGGCACTCGTTTGCTCGTTAACATATGGAAGCTGCAACGAGACCCACGTGTGTGGTCGAACCCATCTGAATTCCAACCAGAGAGATTCATGACAACTCATGCAAACATTGATGTTAGGGGTCAAAATTTTGAGTATATTCCATTCAGTTCTGGTAGAAGGTCATGCCCTGGAATCACATTTGGCTTGCAAGTGGTTCACTTGGCACTAGCTCGTGTGCTTCAAGGATTTGATATCACAACCATGGCAAGTGTGAAGGTGGACATGCATGAAGGACCAGGAATTGCCTTACCTAAGGTCAATCCACTTGACGTTGTACTCAAGCCTCGCCTTCCCATGGAGAGTTATTAA